A DNA window from Schistocerca gregaria isolate iqSchGreg1 chromosome 2, iqSchGreg1.2, whole genome shotgun sequence contains the following coding sequences:
- the LOC126335248 gene encoding E3 ubiquitin-protein ligase SIAH2-like, translating into MKEVVWLLPSPGVDGGGAIEKQQQQQLVHCQECSFLRLGPVTCCSNSCSTCCLHGAKWNVCSKVLVSPLVFSLNAQQVTTAVPLVQGAEPGFHDGTPLQQLAIHDDTCEHHLLHCLVQPDTCSWHGERADLEAHTQAKHPQHFVRFPSTVGNSVSWRISKNGCCIDLVRHLVVALGEMFVYQKQFSYQERQLFIAIQLVGPPERSRLYRYKFRLTRNEGAHSVTFEHAVHSQNENLQRTFGLGDCIKVPYDTISQFCHGERVLILHKLEPPYELNVGTTHL; encoded by the coding sequence ATGAAGGAGGTGGTGTGGCTGCTACCATCGCCAGGGGTGGATGGCGGTGGTGCCattgagaagcagcagcagcagcaactggtgCATTGCCAGGAGTGCAGCTTCCTCAGATTGGGACCTgtgacctgctgttccaacagctgCTCCACCTGCTGCTTGCATGGTGCCAAGTGGAACGTGTGCAGCAAAGTGTTGGTGTCGCCGCTGGTCTTCTCGCTGAACGCGCAGCAGGTGACAACTGCTGTGCCCTTAGTTCAGGGAGCGGAGCCCGGCTTCCACGACGGTACACCGCTACAACAGCTGGCCATACATGACGACACCTGCGAGCATCACCTGCTGCACTGCCTCGTTCAGCCAGACACGTGTTCATGGCACGGCGAGCGTGCCGACCTGGAGGCGCACACCCAGGCCAAACACCCACAACACTTCGTGCGCTTCCCCAGCACCGTGGGCAACAGTGTCTCGTGGCGCATCTCTAAGAATGGCTGCTGCATCGACCTGGTGCGCCACCTTGTTGTGGCCTTGGGTGAGATGTTCGTCTACCAAAAGCAGTTCAGTTACCAGGAGCGTCAGCTGTTCATTGCCATTCAGCTGGTGGGCCCTCCTGAACGTAGCAGGCTCTACCGGTACAAGTTCAGGCTCACCCGCAATGAGGGTGCCCACTCTGTGACTTTCGAGCATGCTGTCCATTCACAGAATGAGAACCTGCAGCGAACATTCGGCCTCGGTGACTGCATCAAAGTGCCCTATGATACTATCTCTCAGTTCTGCCATGGCGAGAGGGTGCTCATACTGCATAAGCTTGAGCCTCCATATGAGCTAAATGTTggaaccacacatttgtag